A genomic stretch from Actinomadura rubteroloni includes:
- a CDS encoding helix-turn-helix transcriptional regulator, whose amino-acid sequence MTGTDFGQAVRRWRDRTTPSASGLPAGGRRRAPGLRREELALLAGISVDYLTRLEQGRAARPSEQVVAALGRALRLTDEERTHLYRLARLAPPGEGTVPVHITPGVHRMLDRLAGTPVAVSDAAGNLLLANPPHVALMGERRGRERNAVWRTFLGAVGRVHYTPDARRALEAAQVSALRTATLRYPADRRLRRLVADLHAGSARFAELWDAGTVGRYAVSQKTVHHPLAGAITLDCDMLHVENGDLNVIVYTAEPGTEDAERLALLGVLGTQDLAGQDA is encoded by the coding sequence ATGACGGGAACCGATTTCGGGCAGGCGGTACGACGCTGGCGGGACCGGACGACGCCGTCCGCGTCCGGCCTGCCCGCCGGCGGACGCCGCCGCGCGCCCGGCCTGCGCCGCGAGGAACTCGCCCTGCTGGCCGGGATCTCGGTGGACTACCTGACCCGGCTGGAACAGGGCCGCGCCGCCCGTCCGTCCGAGCAGGTGGTGGCGGCGCTCGGCCGCGCGCTGCGGCTGACCGACGAGGAGCGCACGCATCTCTACCGCCTCGCCAGGCTCGCCCCGCCCGGCGAGGGGACGGTGCCCGTCCACATCACGCCGGGCGTCCACCGGATGCTGGACCGGCTCGCCGGGACGCCCGTCGCCGTGTCCGACGCGGCGGGGAACCTGCTGCTGGCCAACCCGCCGCACGTCGCGCTGATGGGGGAGCGGCGCGGCCGGGAGCGCAACGCGGTCTGGCGGACGTTCCTCGGCGCGGTCGGCCGCGTCCACTACACGCCGGACGCGCGCCGCGCGCTGGAGGCCGCCCAGGTCTCCGCGCTGCGGACGGCGACGCTCCGCTACCCGGCGGACCGGCGGCTGCGCCGTCTCGTCGCCGACCTGCACGCGGGCAGCGCGCGGTTCGCCGAGCTGTGGGACGCGGGGACCGTCGGACGGTACGCGGTGTCGCAGAAGACCGTGCACCATCCGCTGGCCGGCGCGATCACGCTGGACTGCGACATGCTGCACGTCGAGAACGGCGACCTGAACGTGATCGTCTACACCGCCGAGCCGGGCACCGAGGACGCCGAACGCCTCGCGCTCCTCGGCGTCCTCGGCACGCAGGACCTCGCCGGTCAGGACGCGTAG
- a CDS encoding DUF6221 family protein: MTRVVERFLDPLLARDARFSEDDLDDLLADADPVPDALERHLRMCARLGAAWHRTRQAVRARANGEVLRLLAFRYADEPGYRPSWRPPQRQITADDDAVRFLRERWDEERSVAEEAECVSGADFLWKEIEVQDGQGLVLDGDGRSVFGCAVYPEVGRGIVQHAPGRVLRDIAAREGILARADPALRELLLGTYAS; the protein is encoded by the coding sequence ATGACCCGCGTCGTGGAGCGATTCCTGGATCCGTTGCTGGCGCGCGATGCCCGGTTCTCCGAAGACGACCTGGACGACCTCCTCGCCGACGCCGATCCCGTCCCGGACGCGCTGGAACGCCACCTCAGGATGTGCGCGCGGCTCGGCGCGGCGTGGCATCGGACGCGACAGGCCGTCCGGGCGCGGGCGAACGGGGAAGTCCTTCGGCTTCTCGCCTTCAGATATGCCGACGAGCCCGGGTACCGGCCTTCGTGGCGGCCTCCGCAGCGTCAGATCACCGCCGATGATGATGCCGTGCGATTTCTTCGCGAGCGCTGGGACGAAGAACGCTCGGTAGCGGAAGAAGCCGAATGCGTGAGCGGCGCTGATTTCCTTTGGAAGGAAATCGAGGTTCAGGACGGTCAAGGGCTCGTTCTCGACGGCGACGGGCGGAGTGTGTTCGGCTGCGCCGTCTATCCCGAGGTCGGCCGGGGAATCGTCCAGCACGCCCCGGGACGCGTCCTGCGCGACATCGCCGCCCGTGAGGGAATCCTCGCGCGGGCCGATCCCGCGCTCCGCGAGCTGCTCCTCGGAACCTACGCGTCCTGA
- a CDS encoding acyl-CoA dehydrogenase family protein gives MTNTGYSLDLSEDVREVKQWVHEFARDVIRPAAHEWDEREETPWPIIQEAAKIGIYSLDFFATQWLEPSGLGIPVAFEELFWGDAGIGLAIVGTGLAAASVAAVGTHEQIAEWVPLMFGTADDVKLGAFCASEPDAGSDVGSIRTRAVYDESNDEWVLNGTKTWATNGGIADVHVVVASVHPDLGSRGQASFIIPPGTPGLEQGQKFKKHGIRASHTAEVILDDVRIPARLIVGGKDKFDERIARVREGKRGRGQAAMRTFESTRPSVGAEALGVARAAYEYALEYAQQREQFGRKIGDFQAVAFKLADMRMQIDAARLMVHRAAWMARNGKDFAHAEGSQAKLLASEVAVRVTEEAIQILGGNGYTRDYPVERMHRDAKIFTIFEGTSEIQRLVIGRTITGLPLR, from the coding sequence ATGACGAACACCGGTTACTCGCTGGATTTGAGCGAGGACGTCCGCGAGGTCAAGCAGTGGGTGCACGAGTTCGCGCGGGACGTCATCCGCCCGGCCGCCCACGAATGGGACGAACGCGAAGAGACGCCCTGGCCGATCATCCAGGAGGCCGCCAAAATCGGCATCTACTCCCTGGACTTCTTCGCCACCCAATGGCTGGAGCCGTCAGGCCTCGGCATCCCGGTGGCCTTCGAGGAACTCTTCTGGGGCGACGCCGGCATCGGCCTGGCGATCGTGGGAACGGGTCTGGCCGCCGCCTCCGTCGCGGCGGTGGGCACGCACGAGCAGATCGCCGAATGGGTCCCGCTGATGTTCGGGACGGCCGACGACGTGAAACTGGGCGCCTTCTGCGCGTCCGAACCCGACGCGGGCTCCGACGTGGGATCGATCCGCACGAGAGCCGTCTACGACGAGTCCAACGACGAGTGGGTTCTGAACGGCACCAAAACGTGGGCCACGAACGGCGGCATAGCCGACGTCCATGTGGTGGTCGCCTCCGTCCATCCCGACCTGGGCAGCCGAGGCCAGGCCAGCTTCATCATCCCGCCCGGAACCCCCGGCCTGGAACAAGGCCAGAAGTTCAAGAAGCACGGCATCCGGGCGTCCCACACGGCCGAAGTCATCCTGGACGACGTGCGCATCCCCGCCCGCCTCATCGTGGGCGGCAAGGACAAGTTCGACGAGCGCATCGCCCGCGTCCGCGAAGGCAAACGCGGCCGAGGCCAAGCGGCGATGCGCACCTTCGAGTCGACCCGTCCCAGCGTGGGCGCCGAGGCCCTCGGCGTGGCGCGAGCGGCCTACGAGTACGCGCTGGAATACGCCCAGCAACGCGAGCAGTTCGGCCGCAAAATAGGCGACTTCCAAGCCGTGGCCTTCAAACTGGCCGACATGAGAATGCAGATCGACGCGGCACGCCTGATGGTCCACCGGGCCGCCTGGATGGCCCGCAACGGCAAGGACTTCGCTCACGCCGAAGGTTCTCAGGCCAAACTCCTGGCATCCGAAGTGGCCGTCCGAGTGACCGAAGAAGCCATCCAGATTCTGGGCGGCAACGGGTACACCCGCGACTACCCCGTCGAACGCATGCACCGCGACGCCAAGATCTTCACCATTTTCGAGGGCACCAGCGAGATCCAGCGTCTCGTCATAGGCCGGACCATCACCGGCCTGCCCCTCCGCTAG
- a CDS encoding carboxylesterase/lipase family protein, which yields MSRLTWAQRRPAIVLATLPLAGTLACGTGTPQAPDAVVRTTGGLVRGAASGAVLRYYGVPYAAPPTGARRWRPPAPVAPWAGVRPALRPGRPCPQGTGAGDAEDCLHLDVTVPRTRPARGGRPVLVWLHGDGFQGGTGSEIDPARMAVRGGVAVVSVDFRLGIFGLFGLPGLPGSGTFTLQDQQAALRWVRANIGAFGGDPRNVTLFGQSGGAVGACAQLTSPPAAGLFDKVILQSGSCAVRWPAGGMGTGTPAGSFFRPVADVARSGGAAARALGCAPADLACLRRVPMTKVLAHNGEFTAAATGTPTLPEEPAAAIHAGRFHPVPAISGHTRDELTFLAALMRVQGLPLGRRRYLARLAEGFGTGGARRVAALYPPPAKGDAWVPLYRAYGDRMFVCSQIETGDALARRVPVYSYEFADEKAPPYSPTPTDFPAGATHAAELLYLFDIKGKPVDFAGRPLTYTPAQRALATTMIDYWTSFARTGRPGGGWRRGGGSSELVLAPGAATATVDGAAEHRCGFWRTVADRR from the coding sequence ATGAGCCGACTCACCTGGGCACAGCGCCGTCCGGCGATCGTCCTCGCGACCCTGCCGCTCGCGGGGACGCTCGCCTGCGGCACCGGGACGCCACAAGCCCCGGACGCCGTCGTCCGCACGACGGGCGGACTCGTCCGGGGCGCCGCGAGCGGCGCGGTCCTGCGCTACTACGGCGTCCCGTACGCCGCGCCGCCCACGGGCGCGCGGCGGTGGCGACCGCCCGCGCCGGTCGCGCCGTGGGCGGGCGTGCGCCCGGCGCTCCGGCCGGGCAGGCCGTGCCCGCAGGGGACCGGGGCCGGTGACGCCGAGGACTGCCTGCACCTCGACGTGACCGTCCCCCGGACGCGTCCGGCGCGGGGCGGCAGGCCGGTGCTGGTGTGGTTGCACGGCGACGGCTTCCAGGGCGGCACCGGCAGCGAGATCGACCCGGCGCGGATGGCTGTCCGGGGAGGCGTCGCGGTCGTCTCGGTCGACTTCCGGCTGGGGATCTTCGGCCTGTTCGGCCTCCCCGGACTGCCCGGATCCGGGACGTTCACCCTCCAGGACCAGCAGGCGGCGCTGCGGTGGGTGCGGGCGAACATCGGCGCGTTCGGCGGCGACCCCCGCAACGTCACGCTGTTCGGCCAGTCCGGCGGTGCCGTGGGCGCCTGCGCGCAGCTCACCTCGCCCCCCGCGGCGGGCCTGTTCGACAAGGTGATCCTGCAGAGCGGGTCGTGCGCGGTGCGCTGGCCGGCCGGCGGCATGGGCACGGGCACCCCGGCGGGGTCGTTCTTCCGGCCCGTCGCCGACGTGGCCCGCAGCGGCGGCGCGGCGGCGCGTGCGCTCGGCTGCGCGCCCGCCGACCTGGCGTGCCTGCGCCGGGTGCCGATGACGAAGGTCCTGGCGCACAACGGTGAGTTCACCGCCGCCGCGACCGGCACGCCCACTTTGCCGGAGGAGCCCGCCGCAGCGATCCACGCGGGCCGGTTCCACCCCGTCCCGGCGATCTCCGGCCACACGCGGGACGAGTTGACGTTCCTGGCCGCGCTGATGCGGGTCCAGGGCCTGCCGTTGGGCCGGAGGCGGTATCTCGCGCGGCTCGCCGAAGGATTCGGGACCGGGGGAGCGCGGCGCGTGGCGGCCCTCTACCCGCCGCCCGCGAAGGGCGACGCGTGGGTGCCGCTGTACCGCGCCTACGGTGACCGCATGTTCGTCTGCTCGCAGATCGAGACCGGTGACGCGTTGGCACGCCGCGTCCCCGTCTACAGCTATGAGTTCGCCGACGAGAAGGCGCCGCCCTATTCGCCGACGCCGACGGACTTCCCCGCAGGCGCCACGCACGCCGCCGAGCTGCTCTACCTGTTCGACATCAAGGGCAAGCCCGTCGATTTCGCGGGCCGTCCGCTGACGTACACGCCGGCGCAGCGCGCCCTCGCCACCACGATGATCGACTACTGGACGTCCTTCGCCCGCACCGGACGGCCCGGCGGCGGATGGCGGCGCGGCGGCGGCTCGTCGGAACTCGTCCTCGCCCCGGGCGCGGCGACCGCGACGGTCGACGGCGCGGCGGAGCACCGGTGCGGCTTCTGGCGCACGGTCGCCGACCGGCGATGA
- a CDS encoding sensor histidine kinase, which produces MSAGIERSWLLPADLRDDAPGRRTVRDWCADLSLALLSLCVAGAVLAGEHFTTERPAPAWFALDAAVGVLAPAALLLRRRWPLAVALALVAAYAVARTAGVPAGVAAFGVALRCRTRTAVAVATLLACANVLDITVRHPGLASGPLLAAAVLLCAAGLAAGLFARARRDLVVSLRDRAIRAESEQRRRAGEARRAERARLAREMHDVLAHRISVMSVHAGALAFRPGAPADQVARTAEILRAAAHDALVELREVIGVLRDDGAGEPPGPPPTLAAARALIDDARRAGTSVQVESFPDELPAAVGRDVCRILEEALTNARKHAPGRPVTVAVEHADDGVRITVRNPLRAAPDDNPIPGGGFGLIGVAERVELAGGRLDHGPRPDGTFTLSAWLPSAP; this is translated from the coding sequence ATGAGCGCGGGGATCGAACGGTCGTGGCTGCTCCCGGCGGACCTGCGCGACGACGCGCCCGGCCGCCGGACGGTCCGGGACTGGTGCGCGGACCTGTCCCTGGCGCTGCTCTCGCTCTGCGTCGCGGGCGCCGTCCTCGCGGGCGAGCACTTCACCACCGAACGCCCCGCTCCCGCATGGTTCGCGCTGGACGCGGCGGTCGGCGTGCTGGCCCCGGCCGCGCTGCTGCTCCGGCGGCGGTGGCCCCTGGCGGTCGCGCTGGCGCTGGTGGCGGCGTACGCGGTCGCCCGGACGGCGGGAGTCCCGGCGGGCGTCGCGGCGTTCGGCGTCGCGCTGCGCTGCCGCACCCGGACGGCCGTGGCCGTTGCGACCCTGCTGGCCTGCGCGAACGTCCTCGACATCACGGTCCGCCACCCGGGCCTGGCGAGCGGGCCGCTGCTCGCGGCGGCCGTCCTGCTGTGCGCGGCGGGCCTCGCGGCCGGTCTGTTCGCACGCGCCCGGCGCGACCTCGTGGTCTCGCTCCGGGACCGGGCGATCCGCGCGGAGTCCGAGCAGCGGCGGCGGGCCGGGGAGGCGCGCCGCGCCGAACGCGCCCGGCTGGCCCGGGAGATGCACGACGTGCTGGCCCACCGGATCTCGGTGATGAGCGTCCACGCGGGGGCGCTGGCGTTCCGGCCCGGCGCGCCCGCCGACCAGGTCGCCCGCACCGCCGAGATCCTGCGCGCCGCCGCGCACGACGCGCTCGTGGAACTCCGCGAGGTGATCGGCGTCCTGCGCGACGACGGCGCCGGGGAGCCGCCCGGCCCGCCGCCGACGCTCGCCGCCGCCCGCGCGCTGATCGACGACGCGCGCCGCGCCGGCACGTCCGTCCAGGTCGAGAGCTTCCCCGACGAACTGCCCGCCGCCGTGGGACGCGACGTCTGCCGCATCCTCGAGGAGGCCCTGACGAACGCCCGCAAGCACGCGCCGGGCCGTCCGGTCACCGTCGCGGTCGAGCACGCGGACGACGGCGTCCGGATCACCGTCCGCAACCCGCTCCGCGCCGCGCCGGACGACAACCCGATCCCCGGCGGCGGCTTCGGCCTGATCGGCGTCGCCGAGCGGGTCGAACTGGCGGGCGGGCGCCTCGACCACGGACCGCGCCCCGACGGGACCTTCACACTGTCGGCCTGGCTACCCTCGGCACCGTGA
- a CDS encoding response regulator transcription factor — MTAPIRVVIADDDALVRLGLTTMLDGLPDITVVAEAADGAEAAALAAEHAPDVILMDLRMPVLDGVAATAEIRRRPAPPAIIMLTTFDADENVLAALRAGAGGFIVKHTPPAEIVTAIRRAASGEPVLSPSALRSLIDQLTAPSRQSERQQARDALDRLTDSERAVAAIVARGRTNAEIAAELYMSIASVKLHIARMLTKLNVDNRTQLALLVHDAR, encoded by the coding sequence GTGACCGCGCCGATCCGTGTCGTCATCGCCGACGACGACGCCCTCGTCCGCCTGGGCCTGACGACGATGCTGGACGGCCTCCCCGACATCACGGTCGTCGCCGAGGCCGCGGACGGCGCCGAAGCCGCCGCGCTCGCCGCCGAACACGCCCCCGACGTGATCCTGATGGACCTGCGCATGCCCGTCCTGGACGGCGTAGCCGCCACCGCCGAAATCCGCCGCCGCCCCGCACCCCCGGCAATCATCATGCTGACCACATTCGACGCCGACGAAAACGTCCTAGCCGCCCTACGCGCCGGGGCAGGCGGCTTTATCGTCAAACACACACCGCCCGCAGAAATCGTCACCGCAATCCGCCGCGCCGCGTCCGGCGAACCAGTACTGTCACCGTCCGCGCTACGCAGCCTCATCGACCAGCTCACCGCCCCGTCCCGCCAATCCGAACGCCAACAAGCCCGCGACGCCCTGGACCGCCTCACCGACTCCGAACGGGCCGTAGCCGCGATCGTCGCCCGCGGCCGGACCAACGCCGAAATAGCCGCCGAACTCTATATGAGCATCGCATCCGTGAAACTGCACATAGCCCGGATGCTCACAAAACTCAACGTCGACAACCGCACCCAACTCGCCCTCCTCGTCCACGACGCCCGCTGA
- the cas3 gene encoding CRISPR-associated helicase Cas3': MDDDIWAHSANETGRRHGLAEHLRGTADRAGKFADVFQARAVAEYLALVHDVGKASCAWQDGLRKAQQHDGPVGIDHKGAGTLLASTRGLDVLSAVVLGHHGGLPSLTSLKEALRRATGRERAVVDEAIERASALVPEIASSPAPEWPAWTGGAASDDIEMLVRMVFSTVVDADFLDTEQHFADGRSRPPHPLLAAAMAERFEQGRAALLAGNDPSPVDEIRRAVYEQARAAAEGERGIYRFPAPTGAGKTLASGGFAFHHARAHGLRRVVVAVPFLSITDQNAGVFRRVLERDGEQPVVLEHHSGVEIDAPGGRGDLRAPTLPWQKLAAENWDSPFVVTTTVRLFESLFGRRPSAMRRLHRLAGSVIVLDEVQALPDAMLIPILSALRSLTDHFGASVLLASATQPTFWKLSPFKDVPLRDVIAEPERLYTDLRRVEYQWRVDPQPTAEEIAAEIAQERQVLAIVNTTRKAQELHELVTSEREQGPNSVFHLSTRMVALHRKQVLHDIKEKLHDDEPVAVVSTQLVEAGVDLDLPVVYRAKAPADSLQQAAGRCNRSGRLAVGKVVVFQMNDDESETKVYGQAAYASDCHIGEDRADPDDLKALDSYYTDRFTLKGVETTGREIQKYREKYDFPEVARRFKMIEEHTAPVVVPWGDERDQDRCLAAIHEIRRGVPYAGALLRELRPYMAAIPRGTARKAVDDGLAEPVIGDLIHWLGDYHPERGIELADSNTYIF; this comes from the coding sequence GTGGACGACGACATCTGGGCGCACAGTGCGAATGAGACGGGGCGCCGGCACGGGCTCGCCGAGCATCTCCGGGGAACGGCGGATCGAGCGGGGAAGTTCGCCGACGTCTTTCAAGCCCGCGCGGTCGCCGAATACCTCGCGCTCGTCCACGACGTCGGCAAGGCGTCCTGCGCATGGCAGGACGGCCTGCGAAAGGCACAGCAACACGACGGCCCGGTGGGCATCGACCACAAGGGCGCGGGAACCCTGCTCGCCTCAACCCGAGGTCTCGACGTCCTGTCGGCCGTCGTGCTCGGCCACCACGGCGGACTACCGTCCCTCACTTCGCTGAAAGAAGCGCTCCGCCGGGCCACGGGAAGGGAACGCGCGGTGGTTGATGAGGCGATCGAACGCGCGTCGGCGCTCGTCCCCGAGATCGCCTCGTCCCCGGCCCCCGAGTGGCCCGCATGGACCGGGGGCGCGGCATCGGACGATATCGAAATGCTCGTCCGGATGGTCTTCAGCACCGTCGTGGACGCGGACTTCCTCGACACCGAACAGCACTTCGCCGACGGACGTTCCAGACCGCCACACCCGCTCCTGGCGGCGGCCATGGCCGAACGTTTCGAGCAGGGCCGTGCCGCGTTACTGGCGGGCAACGACCCGTCCCCGGTGGACGAGATCCGCCGCGCCGTCTACGAACAGGCCCGCGCCGCAGCGGAGGGCGAACGCGGGATCTACCGTTTCCCCGCTCCGACCGGAGCCGGGAAAACGCTTGCCTCCGGCGGCTTCGCCTTCCACCACGCCCGCGCGCACGGCCTGCGCCGCGTGGTCGTCGCCGTGCCGTTCCTTTCCATCACGGACCAGAACGCGGGCGTGTTCCGCAGGGTTCTCGAACGGGACGGCGAGCAGCCGGTCGTCCTGGAACACCACAGCGGCGTAGAGATCGACGCTCCGGGAGGGCGAGGGGACCTCCGAGCGCCGACACTTCCCTGGCAGAAGCTGGCGGCCGAGAACTGGGACTCCCCGTTCGTCGTGACGACCACGGTGCGTTTGTTCGAGTCGCTCTTCGGCCGACGTCCCTCGGCGATGCGCCGCCTGCACCGGCTGGCGGGCTCGGTGATCGTCCTGGACGAGGTCCAAGCCCTTCCGGACGCGATGCTGATCCCGATCCTGTCCGCACTGCGGAGCCTCACGGACCACTTCGGCGCGTCCGTCCTCCTGGCGTCCGCAACGCAGCCGACGTTCTGGAAGCTCAGCCCGTTCAAGGACGTTCCCTTGCGCGACGTCATCGCCGAACCCGAGCGCCTCTACACCGATCTGCGCCGCGTCGAGTACCAGTGGCGCGTAGACCCACAGCCCACCGCCGAAGAAATCGCGGCCGAGATCGCCCAAGAGCGCCAAGTCCTCGCCATCGTCAACACCACCCGCAAGGCCCAAGAACTCCATGAACTCGTGACGAGCGAACGCGAGCAGGGCCCGAACAGCGTTTTCCACCTCTCCACACGCATGGTCGCGCTGCACAGGAAACAAGTCCTGCACGACATCAAGGAGAAGCTGCACGACGACGAGCCGGTCGCGGTCGTCTCCACACAGCTCGTAGAAGCCGGAGTCGACCTGGACCTCCCCGTCGTCTATCGCGCGAAAGCGCCCGCCGACTCCCTCCAGCAGGCGGCCGGCCGCTGTAACCGAAGTGGCCGACTCGCCGTGGGCAAAGTCGTCGTGTTCCAGATGAACGACGATGAAAGCGAGACGAAGGTCTACGGACAGGCGGCCTACGCCAGCGACTGCCACATCGGCGAGGACCGAGCCGATCCGGACGACCTGAAGGCGCTCGACTCCTACTACACCGACCGTTTCACGCTGAAGGGCGTCGAAACCACGGGCCGAGAGATCCAGAAGTACCGCGAGAAGTACGACTTCCCCGAAGTAGCCCGCCGGTTCAAGATGATCGAAGAGCACACCGCGCCGGTCGTCGTCCCGTGGGGAGACGAACGCGACCAGGACCGCTGCCTGGCGGCCATCCACGAGATCCGCCGAGGCGTCCCCTACGCGGGCGCCCTGCTCCGAGAACTTCGCCCCTACATGGCGGCGATCCCGCGCGGCACTGCCCGAAAAGCCGTCGACGACGGCCTCGCCGAGCCCGTGATCGGCGACTTGATCCACTGGCTCGGCGACTACCACCCCGAGCGCGGCATCGAACTAGCCGACTCGAACACCTACATTTTTTAG